One Solanum pennellii chromosome 9, SPENNV200 DNA segment encodes these proteins:
- the LOC107031049 gene encoding stem-specific protein TSJT1-like has translation MLAVFDKSVAKSPEALQSPNNDGAVSALKDGFLAQHFSSAHSGSVTINLGSSGFLAYSSERQNPLLPRLFAVVDDIFCMFQGHIENVAHLKQQYGLNKTANEVIIVIEAYRTLRDRGPYPPDQVVKDIHGKFAFVLYDSASKSTFLASDVDGCVPFFWGTDSEGLLVLSDDADIVKQGCGKSFSPFPKGCFFTSSGGLRSYEHPRNELKSVPRVDSSGEVCGANFKVDSESKKVDSGMPRVGSAANWSQHY, from the exons ATGCTTGCAGTTTTTGACAAATCTGTGGCTAAAAGCCCAGAAGCCCTTCAAAGTCCTAACAATGATGGTGCAGTTTCAGCACTCAAAGATGGTTTTTTGGCACAGCATTTCTCCTCTGCCCATTCTGGTTCAGTTACCATCAACCTTGGTTCTTCTGGATTCTTGGCTTATTCATCTGAACGCCAAAACCCTCTACTTCCCAG GTTGTTTGCTGTTGTGGATGACATTTTCTGCATGTTTCAAGGCCACATCGAGAATGTAGCACATCTTAAGCAACAGTATGGGTTAAACAAGACCGCAAATGAAGTGATCATTGTTATTGAGGCTTAcaggactttgagggatagagGTCCTTATCCTCCAGATCAGGTTGTGAAGGATATTCATGGAAAGTTTGCATTCGTTCTTTATGATAGCGCTTCTAAGAGTACCTTTCTAGCTTCT GATGTTGATGGTTGTGTGCCCTTCTTCTGGGGTACTGATTCTGAAGGCCTCCTAGTTCTCTCAGATGATGCTGACATTGTGAAACAAGGCTGTGGGAAATCCTTTTCACCATTTCCCAAAG GGTGCTTTTTCACATCTTCTGGTGGCTTGAGGAGTTATGAACACCCACGCAATGAGTTGAAATCAGTACCGAGGGTGGACAGCTCGGGCGAGGTGTGTGGAGCAAATTTTAAGGTGGACTCAGAGTCTAAGAAAGTGGATTCAGGCATGCCCAGAGTGGGTAGTGCTGCTAACTGGTCACAACACTACTAA
- the LOC107031050 gene encoding meiotic recombination protein DMC1 homolog: MLAFKPEDQLQLVEREEIDDEEDLFEAIDKLITHGINAGDVKKLQDAGIYTCNGLMMHTKKNLTGIKGLSEAKVEKICEAAEKIVNFGYITGSDALLKRKAVVRITTGSQALDELLGGGIETSAITEAFGEFRSGKTQLAHTLCVSTQLPTSMKGGNGKVAYIDTEGTFRPDRVVPIAERFGMDAGAVLDNIIYARAYTYEHQYNLLLGLAAKMAEEPFRLLIVDSVIALFRVDFTGRGELADRQQKLAQMLSRLIKIAEEFNVAVYMTNQVIADPGGGVFISDPKKPAGGHVLAHAATIRLMFRKGKGEQRVCKVFDAPNLPESEAISFSFILVFLFNLTEIVMYRDKKKAPPNTSVIAASLLSTKSK; the protein is encoded by the exons ATGCTTGCATTCAA GCCTGAAGACCAGTTACAGCTAGTTGAAAGAGAAGAGATCGACGATGAAGAAGACTTGTTTGAAGCTATTGATAAAC TGATCACTCATGGAATCAATGCTGGGGACGTGAAGAAGCTGCAAGACGCTGGTATCTACACATGCAATGGCTTGATGATGCACACAAAGAAG AACTTGACTGGGATCAAAGGGTTATCTGAGGCAAAAGTTGAAAAGATCTGTGAAGCAGCTGAGAAGATAGTG AACTTCGGCTACATTACTGGGAGTGATGCTCTGCTCAAA AGGAAGGCAGTAGTTCGCATCACAACTGGAAGCCAGGCATTGGATGAACTCTTAGGAG GAGGAATAGAAACTTCAGCAATAACTGAAGCTTTTGGGGAATTCAG ATCTGGAAAGACACAACTTGCTCATACTCTCTGTGTTTCTACTCAG CTTCCGACTAGTATGAAAGGAGGGAATGGAAAGGTGGCTTACATTGATACTGAGGGAACATT TCGGCCAGATCGTGTTGTTCCCATTGCTGAAAGATTTGGAATGGACGCTGGAGCAGTTCTTGACAAT ATCATTTATGCTCGCGCATACACATATGAACATCAATATAACCTGCTTCTTGGTCTGGCAGCAAAAATGGCTGAAGAGCCTTTCAGACTTCTG ATTGTTGACTCTGTGATTGCTTTATTTCGAGTGGATTTCACTGGAAGAGGAGAGCTTGCAGACCGTCAG CAAAAGTTGGCTCAGATGCTGTCACGATTGATAAAGATAGCTGAGGAATTTAATGTTGCTGTTTACATGACCAATCAAG TTATAGCTGATCCAGGCGGTGGTGTGTTCATATCAGATCCAAAGAAACCAGCAGGAGGTCATGTCCTTGCTCATGCAGCAACCATAAGACTAATGTTCAGGAAGGGCAAAGGAGAACAGCGTGTCTGCAAGGTGTTCGATGCACCAAATCTTCCAGAGTCTGAAGCGATatccttttcttttatattagtttttctATTTAATCTTACTGAGATTGTAATGTATAGAGACAAGAAGAAAGCTCCACCCAATACATCTGTGATTGCTGCATCTCTTCTTTCCACTAAGTCGAAATAG
- the LOC107031048 gene encoding uncharacterized protein LOC107031048, translating into MGENDSESSESAKPKNVSENSDGGDELTGLEEDSSKMVSGFDSSFDISGKSLDFPLLEGVEGGVEGLYMYKNVFNLIPKAIGALGKVKILKFFGNEVNLFPTGELRNLVELESLQVKVSFPGMSGLDLQKLKNLKELELCKVPSRPSAFPLLRDIAGLKRLTKLSVCHFSIRYLPPEIACLTKLECLDLSFNKIKNLPVEITHLNTLLSLKVANNKLIEVPPGLSSLQRLESLDFSNNRLTSLENLDLLSMYNLQSLNLQHNKLLRCCSIPSWVCCNLEGNFIDLSKDDTTSSSSEMDVLESYEQETSENTQNGVSIKLSGHLCGSSPSHRCFRPRKSKKWKRQYYMQQRARQERLNNSRKCVACKPSKLIDDSLVEASSSIVDDDTHDKELITEEAECKGSLASGIDEHIRLKEDNYIRRSSCVASDSIETCIDIQNCKTCDASVGSVSDAADVAEGSSSSEVSNSPPKSKRHLDGVIDNPKPCKTRRPTDHSELSCKYSMMSFCGIDDYLPDGFYDAGRDRPFMSLRSYEQNLHLDSREVILVDRQRDEMLDAIALRAQALIFHFNQIDGLFKDREHVAVDNLQIASLLALLVSDHFGGSDKSSIVQKARKDVSGSNYSKPFVCTCPTGNDNTTSMVTKESPSILDDILFLNLCEKALHSIKSRQNSIVVPIGSLQFGVCRHRALLMKYLCDRIEPRISCELVRGYLDFSPHAWNVIVVKRGESWVRMIVDACHPLDIREETDPEYFCRYIPLNRINVPVVPDASPGQVSSFPSLTGADKIHKAPSSTLVQCKLGSLETLAKVRTLEMSKSTADEIKNFEFNCIGEVRVLGVLNSSCIVKYYGHQISSRWVPSSDGSSESRTLQSAILMEHIKGGSLKKHVDKLSNAGEKRLPIELSVFIARDVASALTELHSRHIIHRDIKSENILIDLDKKRADGTPTVKLCDFDMAIPLRSYLHTCCIAHAGIPPPDVCVGTPRWMAPEVFQAMNKRNIYGLGADIWSFGCVLLELLTLQLPYSESSELDIHHSLQAGKRPQLTEELEAMATSKTELEDLAKSCSSSDLDKKQSESRILRFLVSIYRWCTEKDPNDRPTAENLYNLLLTCANSLPSQQSQEDS; encoded by the exons ATGGGTGAAAACGATTCAGAAAGCTCTGAAAGTGCCAAACCCAAGAATGTATCTGAAAATTCCGACGGAGGTGATGAATTGACGGGTTTAGAGGAAGATTCGAGCAAGATGGTTTCTGGGTttgattcaagttttgatatttcGGGGAAAAGTTTGGATTTTCCATTGTTGGAAGGTGTAGAAGGTGGGGTTGAgggtttgtatatgtataagaaTGTATTTAATTTGATTCCTAAGGCAATTGGTGCACTTGGGAAGGTTaagatacttaaattttttggGAATGAGGTTAATTTGTTTCCAACTGGAGAGTTAAGGAATTTGGTTGAACTAGAGAGTTTGCAAGTGAAGGTATCATTTCCTGGGATGAGTGGACTGGATTTGCAGAAGTTGAAGAATTTGAAAGAATTGGAGCTATGTAAAGTTCCCTCTAGACCTTCAGCTTTCCCACTTTTAAGAGATATTGCTGGTCTTAAGCGCCTGACTAAGCTCTCTGTCTGTCATTTTTCTATCAG ATATTTACCTCCTGAAATAGCCTGCCTCACTAAATTGGAGTGCCTTGATCTTTCATTCAATAAGATAAAGAATTTACCTGTTGAGATAACTCATCTTAACACCTTACTGTCTCTGAAGGTTGCTAATAATAAACTGATTGAAGTACCTCCGGGGTTGTCTTCTCTGCAAAGATTAGAGAGTTTGGACTTTTCTAACAATAGATTAACATCCTTGGAGAATCTTGATCTCCTTTCAATGTATAATCTGCAGAGTCTCAATCTTCAG CACAATAAGCTTCTTAGGTGTTGTTCGATTCCTTCATGGGTATGCTGCAATTTGGAGGGGAATTTCATAGATTTGTCCAAGGATGACACCACCAGTTCGTCTTCAGAAATGGACGTGCTTGAAAGTTATGAACAGGAAACTTCTGAGAATACCCAAAATG GAGTTTCTATCAAATTGTCGGGTCATTTATGTGGCTCGTCACCTAGTCATCGATGTTTTCGGCCTCGAAAATCCAAGAAATGGAAGAGGCAGTATTATATGCAACAGAGGGCTCGTCAAGAACGATTAAACAACAGCAGGAAATGTGTTGCCTGCAAACCTTCTAAGCTAATTGATGATTCTCTGGTGGAGGCCTCATCAAGCATAGTGGATGATGATACACATGATAAAGAACTGATTACTGAAGAAGCTGAGTGCAAAGGCTCTTTAGCTAGTGGTATTGATGAACATATCAGATTAAAGGAGGACAATTATATAAGAAGATCTTCATGTGTTGCTTCTGACTCCATTGAAACATGCATAGATATTCAGAATTGTAAAACATGTGATGCTTCAGTAGGTTCTGTTTCTGATGCTGCTGATGTGGCTGAGGGAAGTTCGTCTTCTGAGGTGTCCAATAGTCCTCCAAAATCGAAAAGGCACCTGGATGGGGTCATTGATAATCCAAAACCATGCAAAACCCGCAGACCAACAGATCATTCAGAGTTATCCTGCAAATACAGCATGATGTCTTTCTGTggtattgatgattatttacCAGATGGCTTTTATGATGCTGGGCGAGATCGGCCATTTATGTCGCTGAGGAGTTATGAGCAGAATTTGCATCTTGATTCACGGGAAGTTATTTTAGTTGATAG GCAAAGAGATGAAATGCTGGATGCCATTGCTCTACGTGCTCAAGCTTTAATCTTTCATTTTAATCAGATAGATGGTCTGTTTAAAGATAGAGAACATGTTGCTGTAGACAACTTGCAAATTGCATCACTGCTTGCACTTTTAGTGTCGGATCATTTTGGTGGAAGTGACAAAAGTAGTATTGTACAGAAGGCAAGGAAAGATGTATCTGGGTCGAACTATAGCAAGCCATTTGTCTGCACATGCCCTACTGGAAATGACAACACAACCAGCATGGTCACAAAAGAGAGTCCTAGCATCTTAGACGATATACTTTTCCTTAATCTTTGTGAGAAAGCACTTCACTCAATAAAATCAAGGCAAAATTCTATTGTTGTTCCTATTGGGAGTTTGCAGTTTGGTGTGTGTAGGCATAGGGCCTTGCTTATGAAG TACCTGTGTGACCGAATAGAACCTCGAATATCTTGTGAGCTTGTTAGGGGTTATTTGGATTTTTCACCGCATGCGTGGAATGTGATCGTGGTAAAGAGGGGTGAATCATGGGTTCGAATGATAGTTGATGCGTGTCATCCCCTTGATATCAGAGAAGAGACAGATCCAGAATACTTTTGCAG GTATATTCCACTGAACCGGATAAATGTTCCTGTTGTGCCAGATGCTAGTCCTGGTCAAGTTAGTTCTTTTCCTTCTCTAACCGGTGCTGATAAAATTCATAAAGCTCCCTCCTCAACCCTCGTCCAGTGTAAATTGGGATCCCTTGAGACTCTGGCAAAG GTGCGAACTCTAGAGATGTCCAAGTCCACGGCGGATGAGATTAAGAATTTTGAGTTTAACTGTATTGGAGAAGTTAGGGTGTTGGGTGTCTTAAACAGTTCATGCATCGTCAAATATTATGGTCATCAAATATCTTCAAGATGGGTTCCTTCATCAGATGGCAGTTCAGAAAGTCGTACATTGCAGTCTGCCATTTTGATGGAGCATATTAAGGGGGGTTCACTAAAG AAACATGTAGATAAGCTATCTAATGCTGGTGAGAAGCGTCTTCCCATTGAGCTGTCGGTATTTATTGCCCGCGATGTAGCAAGTGCATTGACCGAGCTGCATTCTAGGCATATCATACATCGTGATATAAAAAGTGAAAACATCCTCATAGATCTGGATAAGAAGAGGGCTGATGGTACCCCTACAGTAAAGCTATGCGACTTCGATATGGCAATTCCCCTTCGTTCATACTTACATACTTGCTGCATTGCCCATGCTGGAATTCCTCCACCAGATGTTTGTGTTGGTACACCTCGTTGGATGGCTCCTGAGGTCTTTCAGGCGATGAATAAGCGCAATATCTATGGGTTG GGTGCTGATATTTGGTCGTTTGGGTGCGTCCTTCTGGAATTGTTAACACTGCAACTTCCTTACTCAGAGTCATCCGAGTTAGATATCCACCATTCTCTTCAG GCGGGTAAACGGCCACAATTAACCGAAGAACTAGAGGCAATGGCTACGTCCAAAACAGAGCTAGAGGATCTAGCAAAGTCTTGTTCTAGCTCAGACCTTGACAAGAAACAATCTGAATCTCGTATCCTGAGATTTCTTGTTTCTATTTATCGTTGGTGTACTGAGAAGGATCCAAACGACCGTCCCACAGCAGAGAACCTCTACAACCTCTTACTTACCTGTGCTAATTCCCTCCCTTCACAACAAAGTCAAGAAGATTCATGA